A genomic region of Methanothermobacter thermautotrophicus str. Delta H contains the following coding sequences:
- the priL gene encoding DNA primase large subunit PriL, whose amino-acid sequence MVSSLFINPFSEDAREIVRKYGSLDTIDDTRDELLEIGRRTRGQNLADNSLLPASIAELAVKRLEWYLRRQRKDFNHRDYAYLMNPEIEEYDVLAFYILAQAAGAGFMKASREARLVVESAGAMVEDRLNVFGGEREEIMAEVLYELGSEGLRWTELADLLGSGKLKLTDLILKEGRVIIDRDEFITSFQDSIRDRSPDRLYDILVGLEVRETMISRMIMQRTEEYIGMVREMSSTVEVHPLILETAERIRETVEEIMSFTGGPVKSARPGKLVQEAFPPCIRGTLDGVRSGNRNDAIVLLLTSFISYARLYPSVFRDRTPMKVSDLDPDLRITLGEILPVIYDAADRCEPPLFEDDPQEKLNITAKLGFGVHDMPELENEGESKWYTPMSCEKIKIHLPDLCRPDKLCSSISNPLTYYNRKRWKLRSSGEKEE is encoded by the coding sequence ATGGTATCTTCACTCTTCATAAACCCCTTCTCAGAGGATGCCAGGGAAATCGTGAGGAAATACGGATCACTGGACACCATAGACGATACAAGGGATGAGCTCCTTGAGATAGGGAGGCGCACACGCGGACAGAACCTTGCAGACAATTCACTCCTCCCGGCCAGCATCGCTGAACTTGCAGTTAAACGCCTCGAATGGTACCTCAGGAGACAGAGAAAGGACTTCAACCACAGAGACTACGCCTACCTTATGAACCCTGAGATTGAGGAGTACGATGTGCTGGCCTTCTATATCCTTGCCCAGGCAGCAGGCGCTGGATTCATGAAGGCCTCAAGGGAGGCGAGGCTGGTGGTTGAGTCTGCAGGGGCCATGGTGGAGGACCGCCTCAACGTCTTTGGGGGTGAAAGGGAGGAGATCATGGCTGAGGTTCTCTATGAACTGGGTTCAGAGGGCCTCAGGTGGACGGAGCTGGCCGACCTCCTCGGTTCAGGGAAACTGAAGCTCACAGACCTCATCCTCAAGGAGGGGAGGGTCATAATAGACAGGGACGAATTCATAACCAGCTTCCAGGACAGTATAAGGGACCGGAGTCCTGACAGGCTCTACGACATCCTCGTAGGTCTTGAGGTCAGGGAGACGATGATATCCCGCATGATAATGCAGAGGACAGAGGAGTACATAGGGATGGTCAGGGAGATGAGTTCAACGGTGGAGGTCCACCCCCTCATACTTGAAACAGCAGAAAGGATAAGGGAGACCGTTGAGGAGATAATGTCATTCACAGGAGGCCCTGTTAAATCTGCAAGACCCGGTAAGCTTGTCCAGGAGGCCTTCCCGCCATGCATAAGGGGGACACTGGATGGGGTTAGGTCCGGCAACAGGAACGACGCCATAGTACTCCTTCTAACGTCATTCATATCCTATGCACGCCTCTACCCATCGGTCTTCAGGGACAGGACCCCCATGAAGGTCTCTGACCTTGACCCCGACCTCAGGATAACCCTGGGGGAGATACTGCCAGTGATCTATGATGCCGCAGATAGATGCGAACCACCCCTCTTTGAGGACGATCCACAGGAGAAACTGAACATAACTGCAAAGCTGGGCTTCGGTGTCCACGACATGCCTGAACTGGAAAATGAGGGCGAAAGCAAATGGTATACGCCCATGAGCTGTGAGAAGATCAAAATACACCTCCCGGACCTCTGCAGACCTGATAAACTCTGCAGCAGCATCTCCAATCCTCTGACCTACTACAACAGGAAGAGGTGGAAGCTCAGATCAAGCGGGGAGAAGGAGGAATGA
- the metG gene encoding methionine--tRNA ligase has protein sequence MSKVFITCALPYANGPTHLGHLRSTYIPADIYARYRRLRGDDVLFVCATDEHGTPIAVKAEAEGRTPLEVATRYHEMIRGDLERCDISFDSFTRTTDELHHEIAQKFFLKLYEKGFIYEKDIKQLYCGDCQRFLPDRYVEGTCPYCGSEGARGDHCEGCGRHLEPLQLEDPRCMVCGSEPEVRDSRHYFFRLNQFQDEIREWIEGSEMPSNVRNYAIQWLREGLKDWILTRDMEWGVQVPLEGNEGKIIYVWGEAFLGYISSAAAWSKKTGRDWREYWDSGAIHFIGKDIIYHHAIFWPALLMAYGCRTPANIIAGEYLSLEGQKMSTSKNWVVWTSDFLERFDRDLLRYYLTVNAPLTRDTDFSWDDFQRRVNDELADVLGNFLHRTFSFTGRFFDGRVPAAGELTAEDLEFLESIRAAHDTVAELLDKFQFRDALMHIIKLAKRGNKYFNDQEPWKAVKESPARASTCLHLCNLLAANLGKLLRPFMPSAAGRILSIMNLEDEAWGFHELREGQVIERAKPLFSKITDEAIEEEKAKLIEEDDEVETVTIDDFTTMDIRVGVIRSAERIEGSDKLLKLIIDVGEREMQVVAGLAEKYSPEDLVERKITVLVNLKPAKLFGVKSEGMVLATGESLNILDPGDAEVGERIR, from the coding sequence TTGAGTAAAGTATTTATCACCTGCGCACTTCCATATGCCAACGGCCCCACGCATCTCGGTCATCTGAGGTCAACCTACATACCTGCAGACATATATGCGAGGTACCGGAGACTCAGGGGCGATGATGTCCTCTTCGTCTGTGCCACCGATGAACACGGAACTCCCATAGCCGTGAAGGCAGAGGCCGAGGGCAGGACCCCCCTGGAGGTCGCCACCCGCTACCATGAAATGATAAGGGGGGACCTTGAGAGGTGTGACATATCCTTTGACAGTTTCACCAGGACCACAGATGAGCTCCACCACGAGATAGCCCAGAAATTCTTCCTTAAACTCTACGAGAAGGGCTTCATATATGAGAAGGACATAAAACAGCTCTACTGTGGGGACTGCCAGCGATTCCTCCCTGACAGGTACGTTGAGGGCACCTGCCCCTACTGTGGAAGTGAGGGTGCGCGTGGAGACCACTGCGAGGGCTGTGGAAGGCACCTTGAGCCGCTCCAGCTTGAGGATCCGCGCTGTATGGTATGCGGGTCAGAACCAGAGGTCAGGGACTCCCGGCACTACTTCTTCCGCCTGAACCAGTTCCAGGATGAAATCAGGGAGTGGATCGAGGGCTCAGAGATGCCATCAAATGTGAGAAATTACGCCATCCAGTGGCTCCGCGAGGGCCTGAAGGACTGGATACTCACAAGGGACATGGAATGGGGTGTCCAGGTACCACTGGAGGGGAACGAGGGTAAGATCATATACGTGTGGGGTGAGGCCTTCCTTGGCTACATCTCATCTGCAGCCGCCTGGAGCAAAAAAACCGGGAGGGACTGGAGAGAATACTGGGACTCCGGCGCCATCCACTTCATCGGAAAGGACATAATATACCACCACGCCATATTCTGGCCAGCCCTCCTGATGGCGTATGGCTGCAGGACCCCCGCGAACATAATAGCCGGGGAGTACCTGTCACTTGAGGGCCAGAAGATGTCCACCAGTAAAAACTGGGTGGTCTGGACATCAGACTTCCTTGAAAGGTTTGACAGGGACCTTCTCAGGTACTACCTCACCGTCAACGCACCCCTCACCAGGGACACTGACTTCTCATGGGACGACTTCCAGAGGAGGGTTAACGATGAACTGGCCGATGTCCTCGGGAACTTCCTGCACAGGACCTTCTCATTCACAGGTAGGTTCTTTGACGGGAGGGTCCCGGCTGCAGGTGAACTTACAGCTGAGGACCTGGAATTCCTTGAATCAATCAGGGCCGCCCACGACACCGTCGCTGAACTCCTGGACAAATTCCAGTTCAGGGATGCCCTGATGCACATAATCAAACTTGCCAAGAGGGGTAACAAGTACTTCAATGACCAGGAACCCTGGAAGGCCGTTAAGGAGTCACCCGCCAGGGCCTCAACCTGCCTCCACCTCTGCAATCTCCTGGCAGCCAACCTCGGGAAACTCTTGAGGCCATTCATGCCATCAGCAGCAGGCAGGATACTCTCCATCATGAACCTGGAGGATGAAGCCTGGGGATTCCATGAACTCAGGGAGGGACAGGTGATAGAGAGGGCGAAGCCCCTCTTCTCCAAGATAACTGACGAGGCAATTGAGGAGGAGAAAGCAAAACTCATTGAGGAGGATGATGAAGTGGAAACCGTGACAATCGACGACTTTACAACTATGGACATAAGGGTTGGCGTGATAAGATCAGCCGAGCGAATAGAGGGATCAGACAAGCTCCTGAAGCTCATAATAGATGTGGGTGAGAGGGAGATGCAGGTTGTTGCAGGACTTGCAGAGAAATACAGCCCCGAAGATCTTGTTGAGAGGAAGATTACAGTGCTTGTGAACCTCAAACCCGCGAAACTCTTCGGTGTGAAGTCAGAGGGCATGGTACTTGCAACAGGAGAATCCCTCAACATACTCGACCCCGGGGACGCCGAAGTCGGTGAAAGGATAAGGTGA
- a CDS encoding DUF530 domain-containing protein has product MNESGLIARSERFLESIKDRKVSLDDLKSVEGFIDLYTYLRGNLEELQDLKEAMELRGFKYPFRSISGYSSQYSPEIAEDVHDIKRHAQYFRMKASTKKNLLDRVNSAISSHRIALGNLEEYALLQCPDCSRSLRLSEVEYQDILDGVMCPCGSGRMEIEFSGSAICRPEIIPHLPLSGDYMVKMSELSLWARKAFKKIMRLFKNEKKGAVRSATLVIKVLEDGRWIRRRITIDSDDNDYERMLRQRYGPNVRIELIQFHRKKSSIINDRYTRTALALGYAGLSHDIIMDIKERVYSEKLRDYDAVKRYRRILFEARTYSPDLRLSEDELQEVRVQKMHDLLHEAGLGDSGGRLNRELREDLEVMEEVKRELFRDVPVNLVLWDVALYYLGTSLDRRSKHAGPFPNLRPVLDRSQVRTFDELSRDAVDLLNTCWEGGMVYIDKLGDVLLKKFEIEDKMKGLHMKPNPLAFGAAVLHMEGEADIETCAEIFHVRVEEVVEEKRNIENLGKPSTDRAKMFLNLIKGD; this is encoded by the coding sequence ATGAATGAATCAGGTCTCATTGCAAGGTCAGAGAGGTTCCTTGAGAGCATAAAGGACAGGAAGGTTTCGCTGGATGATTTAAAGTCCGTGGAAGGATTCATTGACCTGTACACATACCTGCGGGGGAACCTCGAGGAACTTCAGGATCTCAAGGAGGCCATGGAGCTGCGGGGATTCAAGTATCCCTTCAGGTCAATATCAGGGTACAGCAGTCAGTACTCCCCTGAAATCGCTGAGGACGTCCATGATATTAAAAGGCACGCCCAGTACTTCCGGATGAAGGCCTCTACAAAGAAGAACCTCCTTGACAGGGTGAACTCCGCCATATCATCCCACAGGATAGCCCTCGGGAACCTTGAGGAGTACGCCCTCCTGCAGTGCCCTGACTGCTCAAGGTCCCTCCGGCTTTCTGAGGTTGAATACCAGGACATCCTGGATGGTGTGATGTGCCCATGTGGCTCGGGTAGGATGGAGATTGAATTCAGCGGATCTGCCATCTGCCGGCCTGAAATAATACCCCACCTCCCCCTCTCAGGTGACTACATGGTCAAGATGTCAGAGCTGAGCCTCTGGGCCAGGAAGGCCTTCAAGAAGATAATGAGGCTCTTCAAGAACGAGAAGAAGGGGGCCGTGAGATCAGCCACCCTCGTGATAAAGGTCCTTGAGGATGGGAGGTGGATAAGAAGGCGCATAACCATTGACAGTGACGATAACGACTATGAGAGGATGCTGAGGCAGAGGTACGGTCCAAACGTGAGGATAGAACTGATACAGTTCCACAGGAAGAAATCCAGCATAATAAACGATCGCTACACAAGGACAGCCCTTGCCCTTGGATACGCCGGCCTCTCACATGACATAATAATGGATATAAAGGAGAGGGTCTACAGTGAGAAGCTGCGGGACTATGATGCTGTGAAGAGATACAGGAGGATACTCTTCGAGGCCAGGACCTATTCACCTGATCTGAGGCTCTCAGAGGATGAACTGCAGGAGGTCAGGGTGCAGAAGATGCATGATCTACTTCATGAGGCAGGTCTCGGTGACTCCGGGGGGAGGTTAAACCGGGAACTCAGGGAGGACCTTGAGGTGATGGAGGAGGTTAAGAGGGAACTCTTCAGGGACGTCCCTGTGAACCTCGTCCTATGGGACGTTGCCCTATACTACCTGGGCACATCACTGGACAGAAGGTCAAAGCACGCAGGGCCCTTCCCGAACCTGCGGCCGGTCCTTGACAGGAGCCAGGTGAGGACCTTCGATGAGCTCAGCAGGGACGCTGTGGATCTTCTCAACACATGCTGGGAGGGGGGAATGGTCTACATCGATAAACTCGGGGATGTTCTTCTTAAGAAGTTTGAGATCGAGGATAAGATGAAGGGACTCCATATGAAACCGAACCCACTCGCCTTCGGTGCCGCTGTGCTCCACATGGAGGGTGAAGCTGACATTGAAACCTGCGCTGAGATCTTCCATGTCAGGGTGGAGGAGGTTGTTGAGGAGAAGAGGAACATAGAGAACCTGGGTAAGCCCTCAACGGACCGTGCAAAGATGTTCCTAAATCTCATAAAAGGTGATTGA
- a CDS encoding DUF1699 family protein, which translates to MAEKIHVNQPLTSRRIIELLEKNPDLKEITCPISLYHRTSRRYLDALEELGVNVSPVKRIGRPRKYTDNDVKLVQSLLKEGKTPKQISGITNIPLKTVYYLKGDIKLKRGKKRKYDRNTRLRVREMARNGMPARKISKDLGIPLRTVYYILKNG; encoded by the coding sequence ATGGCAGAGAAAATTCACGTGAATCAGCCGCTGACCTCAAGGAGGATAATAGAACTCCTTGAGAAGAACCCCGACCTCAAGGAGATCACCTGCCCAATAAGTCTCTATCACCGGACCTCAAGGAGGTACCTTGACGCCCTTGAGGAACTTGGAGTTAATGTGAGTCCCGTGAAGAGAATTGGAAGGCCGCGGAAGTACACAGATAATGATGTTAAGCTGGTTCAGAGCCTCCTGAAGGAGGGTAAAACTCCAAAGCAGATTTCCGGGATTACAAACATACCCCTCAAAACGGTATACTACCTCAAGGGTGACATTAAACTCAAAAGGGGTAAGAAGAGGAAGTATGATAGGAACACCCGTCTCAGGGTCCGTGAGATGGCCAGGAATGGTATGCCCGCAAGGAAGATCTCAAAGGACCTTGGGATACCCCTCCGAACAGTTTACTACATTCTGAAGAACGGCTGA
- a CDS encoding MraY family glycosyltransferase — MVLKLTLEYSSVLLVSLICCIIAFTSTYTVMPRLINKLKEANVVGNDIHKISKPIVAEMGGIGILFGFTIGMFIGMYCFPELQYELMVTLLVILLVGIVGMVDDLVRLSSREKLFLLFLAGLPIIWVAPPKVGILYMIMMPVAVSIASNLTNMLAGLNGIESGLGSIAMTALTASCIIMGKYDVSIITMAMLGALLAFLMYNRYPSRVFPGDVGTLIIGACIASVAFIGRVKIIALIVLLPNIIDGILKFYSAGVVERHKHRPTEIAEDGKLIAPPEGFNSLIRWILRRPMTEKKVVMIVWSIGMFFGFLGVLLAFILPLDPF, encoded by the coding sequence ATGGTTCTAAAACTTACCCTTGAATATTCATCTGTGCTGCTCGTGTCACTGATATGCTGCATAATAGCCTTCACATCCACCTACACGGTGATGCCACGCCTCATAAATAAGCTGAAGGAGGCCAATGTGGTCGGTAATGACATACACAAAATCTCAAAGCCCATAGTGGCTGAGATGGGTGGTATCGGGATACTCTTCGGCTTCACCATAGGGATGTTCATAGGTATGTACTGCTTCCCTGAACTCCAGTACGAGCTCATGGTGACCCTCCTTGTCATACTCCTGGTCGGCATTGTTGGAATGGTGGACGACCTTGTGAGGCTCTCGTCACGTGAAAAACTCTTCCTGCTCTTCCTTGCGGGTCTTCCAATAATCTGGGTTGCCCCTCCGAAGGTCGGGATACTCTACATGATCATGATGCCGGTAGCCGTTTCAATAGCTTCAAACCTGACCAACATGCTGGCGGGACTGAATGGTATCGAATCAGGGCTCGGGTCAATTGCAATGACGGCCCTCACAGCCTCATGTATAATAATGGGCAAGTATGATGTCTCAATAATAACCATGGCCATGCTGGGGGCCCTCCTGGCATTCCTCATGTACAACAGGTACCCATCAAGGGTGTTCCCTGGTGATGTTGGAACACTGATAATAGGTGCCTGCATAGCATCGGTTGCATTCATAGGCAGGGTCAAGATAATAGCCCTCATAGTCCTGCTACCGAATATCATAGATGGGATTCTGAAATTCTACAGTGCCGGTGTCGTTGAGAGGCACAAACACAGGCCCACAGAAATTGCAGAGGATGGTAAACTCATAGCACCCCCTGAGGGCTTCAACTCACTTATAAGGTGGATACTGAGAAGGCCAATGACCGAGAAGAAGGTTGTCATGATAGTGTGGTCCATAGGAATGTTCTTCGGGTTCCTTGGAGTCCTCCTGGCATTTATACTCCCACTTGATCCCTTCTAA
- a CDS encoding tetratricopeptide repeat protein gives MMIFAVLGIFDFLRGEDEGESLEKYLRKLEDLLEEEFDTLVRIAGFYAEEGDTREALDYLERAYRVASEMNDEELMAFALDSMGDVYLSDRKVKTAMEYFMEALRIYTSVNSPLRADLREKIKEVEKIREAMDIASINRLREESESGMPEVDLEVIEPLLNRLVDSVQSLTLYEAGSYEDSISQIMEAYQIARDIGDTSTEASLQLLLGLYSLKNEDFDESRRYLKKAEALFRKTNNELGLAVALVLLGTLDFIRNNADGVASSFRAAVEILQKLDEKELESVTLELLNTLYSF, from the coding sequence ATGATGATATTTGCTGTTCTGGGAATCTTTGATTTTCTCAGGGGTGAAGATGAGGGCGAATCACTTGAGAAGTATCTCCGAAAACTTGAAGATCTTCTTGAGGAGGAATTTGACACCCTTGTAAGGATAGCAGGATTCTACGCCGAGGAGGGTGATACTCGCGAGGCCCTTGATTACCTTGAAAGGGCCTACAGGGTGGCCTCTGAAATGAATGACGAGGAACTCATGGCCTTTGCCCTTGACTCCATGGGTGACGTCTACCTCAGCGATAGAAAGGTTAAGACCGCCATGGAATACTTCATGGAGGCCCTCAGAATCTACACATCAGTTAACTCACCTCTAAGGGCTGATCTAAGGGAGAAGATCAAGGAGGTTGAGAAGATCAGGGAGGCCATGGATATAGCCAGCATCAACAGGCTCCGGGAGGAGTCTGAATCCGGGATGCCGGAGGTTGACCTTGAGGTCATTGAGCCCCTGCTTAACAGGCTGGTTGACAGTGTCCAGTCCCTAACACTCTATGAGGCAGGTTCCTATGAGGATTCAATCTCACAGATAATGGAGGCCTACCAGATTGCCAGGGATATAGGTGACACATCCACTGAGGCATCACTCCAGCTACTCCTTGGCCTCTATTCCCTTAAAAATGAGGACTTTGATGAGTCCCGGAGATACCTTAAAAAGGCTGAGGCGCTCTTCAGGAAAACAAATAATGAGCTTGGCCTCGCAGTAGCCCTGGTCCTCCTCGGGACCCTTGACTTCATAAGGAATAATGCTGATGGTGTTGCATCCAGTTTCAGGGCCGCAGTTGAGATACTCCAGAAACTCGATGAAAAGGAACTGGAGTCAGTTACCCTTGAACTTCTGAACACATTATACAGTTTTTAG
- a CDS encoding RAD55 family ATPase, which translates to MSENYSTGIAGLDAVLGKPEPGYLMLLTGPPKVGKTVLATEFTYRALQRRNPCLFIAAEYGYRDLQRNTMAFNWFIQSLADKLHVIDLPTGLAGGKPRDSGNVRYSAIQNTTDLMVKVGISTRSLYQEEGTMISVFDSASILLAFNPPKLVLRVLKAYNDRVRDAGGIALVTYTAGVADEDIEEEIPGLFDVHIQMDGSVISAVMDGERTEAPYMITDQGIKVG; encoded by the coding sequence ATGAGCGAAAACTACAGCACAGGTATAGCGGGTCTTGACGCTGTTCTCGGCAAACCTGAGCCAGGGTACCTCATGCTGTTAACAGGCCCCCCAAAGGTTGGTAAGACAGTACTTGCAACAGAGTTCACCTACCGGGCCCTTCAGAGACGGAACCCCTGCCTCTTCATAGCGGCTGAATACGGTTACAGGGATCTTCAGAGGAACACCATGGCATTCAACTGGTTCATCCAGTCCCTCGCAGATAAACTTCATGTAATAGACCTCCCCACAGGTCTTGCAGGGGGTAAACCCCGGGACTCTGGAAACGTGAGGTACTCGGCCATCCAGAACACAACGGACCTCATGGTGAAGGTGGGGATATCGACGAGGAGCCTCTACCAGGAGGAGGGCACCATGATATCCGTGTTTGACTCAGCATCCATTCTACTGGCATTCAACCCCCCAAAACTTGTTCTAAGGGTTCTGAAGGCCTACAATGACCGTGTGAGGGATGCGGGGGGCATCGCCCTCGTGACATATACAGCAGGTGTTGCTGATGAGGATATAGAGGAGGAGATACCCGGCCTCTTTGATGTGCACATCCAGATGGATGGATCAGTGATATCTGCTGTAATGGATGGTGAAAGGACGGAGGCACCCTACATGATAACGGATCAGGGCATTAAAGTGGGCTGA
- a CDS encoding RAD55 family ATPase — translation MIVRIPSGIRGLDELMGGASIPENTVTMVYGPPKVGKSIFAYGFAAGGAEMDEPCLYISADYGLSDLKRNMAVLGMDPESYLQKELLYVIDAISSISGPSGDEGSTYFSSSVHNPTDIMVKLGVAIRNITNRYSMFRSVLDSLTTLMAFNDEMLIVRVLTAYIMRIKEAGGTAVVTYTEGSADPKVETMLKAVVDNIIHLDGSELTVEAMVGTGRVSAPYTIDDSGIKVVHEG, via the coding sequence ATGATTGTCAGAATTCCTTCTGGAATAAGGGGCCTCGATGAACTCATGGGCGGCGCTTCCATACCTGAAAACACTGTTACCATGGTTTACGGTCCACCGAAGGTCGGTAAATCAATATTCGCCTATGGGTTTGCAGCCGGCGGGGCTGAGATGGATGAACCGTGCCTCTACATATCTGCAGATTATGGATTATCCGACCTGAAAAGGAATATGGCTGTACTTGGCATGGACCCTGAATCATACCTGCAGAAGGAACTCCTCTATGTGATAGACGCCATATCCAGCATATCAGGTCCTTCAGGTGATGAGGGCAGCACATACTTCTCCTCATCGGTCCACAACCCCACAGATATTATGGTGAAACTCGGGGTTGCCATAAGGAACATCACGAACCGTTACAGCATGTTCAGGTCGGTCCTTGACTCCCTCACAACCCTCATGGCCTTCAATGATGAGATGCTAATAGTCCGTGTTCTTACAGCATACATAATGAGGATCAAGGAAGCCGGTGGAACAGCTGTGGTAACCTACACCGAGGGTTCGGCTGATCCGAAGGTGGAGACCATGCTCAAGGCAGTTGTTGATAACATAATACACCTCGATGGATCCGAACTTACAGTTGAGGCGATGGTGGGGACAGGCAGGGTCAGCGCCCCCTATACCATAGACGATTCAGGCATTAAGGTGGTCCACGAGGGATAA
- a CDS encoding ATPase domain-containing protein, with product MNKTYIPKLDDLLGGGVKEGASIMFSASPGVDYEAFGYQMLNGRLDEGTRGFIFTNVEEPESIIYEFRSYGWDIESHIENGNLFFVDGSSPFLGMPSDQRYTVNDYSEIKDVVLNAINDIPGGVGIINNLSVIIDYLGNGDTLEIVEAWNRRASELDVNLVYLFTEWDYEPELIDKLRESMDCVVNLRTIEERVIIGQGFMVANSAWSEPPSTMVLFFVVQPGGVKVYVPKILVTGPYNSGKSSFVRAIATKSVSVDRKALSAFPTTIAMDIGHLEYKGFMADIFGTPGQERFDMILDVLSREAVGAFILLDSTAPETFARAKEMIRKTRAEAIPKVVVANKQDLPGALSPEEIREMMKLGADVPIVPASVTEGWGVRDALDTLLGLLYGG from the coding sequence ATGAATAAGACATACATTCCGAAGCTCGACGACCTTCTGGGCGGCGGAGTGAAGGAGGGAGCCTCCATCATGTTCTCAGCATCCCCGGGTGTTGACTATGAGGCATTCGGTTACCAGATGCTAAACGGCCGCCTGGATGAGGGGACCAGAGGTTTCATATTCACAAATGTTGAGGAACCTGAGAGTATAATATATGAATTCAGATCCTATGGCTGGGATATAGAGTCACATATTGAAAATGGCAACCTTTTCTTTGTAGATGGTAGCTCACCGTTCCTTGGGATGCCATCAGATCAGCGTTATACTGTTAATGACTACTCCGAGATAAAGGATGTTGTTCTTAATGCCATAAATGATATACCCGGCGGTGTTGGGATAATAAACAATCTTTCAGTCATTATAGACTACCTTGGCAACGGTGACACCCTTGAGATAGTTGAAGCATGGAACAGAAGGGCCTCTGAACTGGATGTGAACCTCGTCTACCTCTTCACTGAATGGGACTATGAACCTGAACTCATTGATAAGCTCAGGGAGAGCATGGACTGTGTCGTGAATCTCAGGACGATCGAGGAGAGGGTCATAATAGGTCAGGGCTTCATGGTGGCCAATTCAGCCTGGTCAGAACCCCCATCAACCATGGTACTCTTCTTTGTTGTTCAGCCCGGAGGCGTTAAGGTCTATGTACCGAAGATACTTGTAACAGGCCCCTACAACTCCGGGAAATCAAGTTTCGTCAGGGCAATAGCCACGAAGTCGGTCTCGGTGGACAGGAAGGCCCTTTCGGCATTCCCCACAACCATTGCAATGGACATAGGTCACCTTGAATATAAGGGCTTCATGGCGGATATTTTCGGGACTCCCGGTCAGGAGAGATTTGACATGATACTTGATGTGCTCTCAAGGGAGGCTGTTGGCGCATTCATACTCCTTGATTCAACTGCACCCGAGACCTTCGCAAGGGCCAAGGAGATGATAAGGAAGACAAGGGCCGAAGCTATACCCAAGGTCGTTGTTGCGAACAAGCAGGACCTCCCTGGAGCCCTTTCACCTGAGGAGATAAGGGAAATGATGAAACTTGGAGCGGATGTCCCCATAGTACCCGCCTCGGTGACGGAGGGGTGGGGTGTAAGGGATGCCCTCGACACGCTCCTCGGACTTCTATACGGTGGTTGA
- a CDS encoding roadblock/LC7 domain-containing protein, with the protein MTKTKKEKLDDVLSAFMQVGQIRAAGIVSKEGLLINARTPPDVDARIFSALCSTIMGAAEAASGQMNTGTVSEITVRTEKGIIILKPAGEKAIFTALAEPEAQLGLLLFEMDSRAAQVDEILREM; encoded by the coding sequence ATGACCAAGACAAAGAAGGAAAAGCTGGATGATGTTCTATCTGCATTTATGCAGGTGGGTCAGATAAGGGCTGCGGGTATTGTTTCAAAGGAGGGGCTGCTCATAAATGCAAGGACACCTCCGGATGTTGATGCAAGAATATTCTCAGCCCTCTGTTCAACGATAATGGGTGCTGCAGAGGCAGCTTCAGGTCAGATGAACACAGGAACTGTTTCTGAGATAACCGTGAGGACCGAGAAGGGGATAATCATACTCAAACCTGCAGGGGAGAAGGCTATATTCACGGCCCTGGCAGAACCAGAGGCCCAGCTCGGGCTTCTGCTATTTGAGATGGATTCACGTGCAGCACAGGTGGATGAAATCCTCAGGGAGATGTGA